In a genomic window of Vulpes lagopus strain Blue_001 chromosome 13, ASM1834538v1, whole genome shotgun sequence:
- the LOC121474600 gene encoding olfactory receptor 13G1: MNNSIVTEFLILGFTQKPELQRALFIVFLLIYLVALLGNALIVIAIICNTTLHTPMYVFLLALAIVDIICTTSIIPKMLGTMLTTGRSISYESCMSQLFFFTWSLGAEMVLFTTMAYDRYVAICFPLRYRTMMNPHMCVALLGITMVIAVTNSWVHTGLILRLTFCGPNTIDHFFCEIPPLLSLSCSPVRINEVMVYVADITLAIGDFTLTCISYGFIIAAILRIHTAEGKRKAFSTCSSHLIVVSLYYSPVIYTYIRPASSYSFERDKVITALYTLVTPTLNPIVYSFRNKEMQTGIQKVFAFLRH, encoded by the coding sequence ATGAATAACAGCATTGTAACTGAATTTTTGATTCTGGGCTTCACCCAAAAACCTGAACTGCAAAGAGCTCTCTTCATTGTCTTTCTCCTCATCTACCTTGTGGCCTTACTTGGCAATGCACTGATTGTCATTGCCATAATCTGTAACACCACCTTGCATACACCCATGTATGTTTTCCTTCTGGCACTGGCTATTGTGGATATCATATGCACAACAAGCATTATACCCAAGATGCTGGGGACCATGCTAACAACAGGAAGGAGTATTTCCTATGAAAGTTGCATGTCACAGCTCTTCTTCTTCACGTGGTCCCTGGGGGCCGAGATGGTTCTCTTCACCAcaatggcctatgaccgctatgtggccatctgttTCCCTCTTCGCTACAGAACTATGATGAACCCCCATATGTGTGTGGCCTTGCTTGGCATTACCATGGTGATTGCTGTAACCAATTCCTGGGTACACACTGGTCTCATCCTGAGGCTGACTTTCTGTGGGCCAAATACCATTGACCACTTCTTCTGTGAGATACCTCCACTTCTGTCTTTGTCCTGCAGCCCTGTGAGGATCAATGAGGTGATGGTGTATGTTGCTGATATTACCCTGGCCATTGGTGACTTCACGCTCACCTGCATCTCCTATGGTTTCATCATTGCTGCCATTCTCCGCATCCACACAGCAGAAGGCAAGAGGAAGGCTTTCTCAACATGCTCATCCCACCTCATAGTGGTGTCCCTTTACTACTCTCCTGTGATCTACACCTATATCCGCCCTGCTTCTAGCTACTCATTTGAAAGGGACAAGGTGATAACTGCACTCTATACTCTCGTGACCCCAACATTAAACCCAATTGTGTATAGTTTCCGAAATAAGGAGATGCAGACAGGGATTCAGAAGGTATTTGCATTTCTGAGACATTAG